One Selenomonadales bacterium DNA window includes the following coding sequences:
- a CDS encoding nucleotide pyrophosphohydrolase — protein MLEYVYLPKLNCLSPSMDSTILKIVEESGELARSVLLFLPYEKESAFRIHHNPEARELLSDVVQELLDVAQTCVTMLFVLEEKYSFSIDEWMVRHLNKLEKKGYLFDRQQNYRIVDNAGFKQLALPHLGIANVTLLKTVCKIQEEVGELTQFVGKKRGASGERERIGEQEAMEGCGEELLDIAQCCFTMFYILSKRYRIDLRRCLKSHVDKLAQKGYWSPGSVAQTIGKKSDIEPVF, from the coding sequence ATGCTGGAATATGTCTATTTGCCAAAACTGAATTGTCTGTCTCCGTCGATGGATTCTACGATCCTTAAGATCGTGGAGGAGAGTGGCGAATTGGCGCGCAGTGTTCTTTTGTTCTTGCCGTACGAGAAGGAGTCTGCGTTTCGTATCCATCACAATCCCGAGGCGAGAGAGCTATTGTCGGATGTGGTGCAGGAGCTTTTGGACGTTGCGCAGACGTGTGTGACGATGCTGTTCGTGCTGGAGGAGAAGTATTCGTTCTCTATTGATGAATGGATGGTACGTCACTTGAATAAGCTCGAGAAGAAGGGTTATCTGTTTGACCGTCAGCAGAATTATCGCATCGTTGATAATGCGGGGTTCAAACAGCTTGCGCTTCCGCATCTCGGTATCGCGAATGTGACGCTGTTGAAGACTGTCTGCAAGATCCAAGAGGAGGTCGGCGAGCTGACGCAGTTCGTCGGCAAGAAACGCGGTGCATCGGGCGAGCGTGAGAGAATCGGCGAGCAGGAGGCGATGGAAGGCTGCGGCGAGGAGCTTCTCGATATTGCACAATGTTGTTTTACGATGTTTTATATTTTGTCGAAGCGATATCGTATCGATCTTCGCAGATGCTTAAAAAGCCATGTCGATAAGTTGGCGCAGAAGGGGTATTGGTCGCCGGGAAGCGTGGCGCAGACGATTGGGAAAAAGAGTGATATTGAACCTGTATTTTAA